The proteins below are encoded in one region of Silene latifolia isolate original U9 population chromosome 2, ASM4854445v1, whole genome shotgun sequence:
- the LOC141643493 gene encoding uncharacterized protein LOC141643493, giving the protein MDRKLVVLGIPWDIDTIGLQEYMIRFGELEDCVVMKERNTGRSRGFGYVTFSSIEDAKKALSSEHILGGRALEVKVATPKEEMLRSSSKKITRIFVARIAPSVTESTFRSHFEKYGEITDLYMPKDPTTKGHRGIGFITFASSDSVDSLMKDTHELGDSTLVVDRATPKEDDFRPFSRAPSRGGYGAYNSYISAATTRYASLGAPTLYDRPNSYYGRDPIRGGIVRKIFVGRLPQEATTDDLQQYFGRFGRILDVYIPKDPKRSGHRGFGFVTFAEDGVADRVARRSHEILGQPVAIDSATPVDEGGTSGGLMMDIPEPYGSYGPMRTYGRMYGNLDFDDWGYGVGSSRPTRPDWRFRPY; this is encoded by the exons ATGGACAGAAAGCTTGTG GTTCTTGGTATCCCATGGGATATTGATACCATTGGGTTGCAGGAATACATGATTAGGTTTGGTGAATTGGAGGATTGCGTCGTAATGAAG GAACGCAATACTGGGAGGTCACGCGGATTTGGCTATGTCACTTTCTCATCTATTGAGGATGCTAAG AAAGCGTTATCTAGTGAGCATATCCTTGGCGGCAGAGCTCTGGAAGTAAAAGTGGCAACACCGAAG GAAGAGATGCTTCGGTCATCTTCAAAAAAGATAACCCGGATTTTTGTGGCGAGGATTGCTCCTTCGGTTACTGAATCTACCTTTCGAAG CCATTTTGAGAAATATGGAGAGATCACTGATCTTTACATGCCTAAG GATCCTACCACAAAAGGGCACCGTGGAATTGGATTTATTACTTTTGCTAGTTCAG ATTCTGTGGACAGTCTGATGAAAGATACTCATGAGCTGGGAGATTCAACCTTAGTAGTTGATCGAGCAACGCCAAAG GAAGATGATTTTCGACCTTTTAGTAGAGCACCATCCCGTGGCGGTTATGGTGCGTACAATTCATACATAAGTGCTGCTACTACCAGATATGCATCATTAGGAGCTCCTACCTTGTATGATCGTCCAAATTCTTATTATGGAA GGGATCCAATTAGAGGAGGAATTGTCAGAAAGATATTTGTTGGAAGGCTCCCTCAGGAGGCAACTACAGATGATCTCCAGCAGTATTTTGGAAGATTTGGTCGCATTTTAGATGTTTATATTCCGAAA GATCCAAAAAGATCTGGTCATCGCGGTTTTGGCTTTGTTACTTTTGCTGAAGATGGTGTTGCAGATCGGGTAGCGAGACGTTCTCATGAGATTTTAGGACAGCCG GTTGCTATAGATTCAGCAACCCCAGTTGACGAAGGTGGTACCAGTGGAGGTCTAATGATGGACATCCCTGAACCTTATGGAAGCTATGGTCCCATGCGTACTTATGGAAGAATGTATGGAAACCTGGATTTCGACGAT